One genomic window of Metopolophium dirhodum isolate CAU chromosome 4, ASM1992520v1, whole genome shotgun sequence includes the following:
- the LOC132943308 gene encoding farnesol dehydrogenase-like, whose amino-acid sequence MDKWNGKVAVVTGASSGIGKETCRHLVENGMIVVGFARREDKLQEIEKDLKGKLGTFYYVKVDLCSEENILEAFNWVKRTLKSVDVLVNNAGVWKQSDLLGNTNDWKQMFDTNVIGYTICSREAIQIMEEIKIKEGHIININSVAGHFKIPYMKDISVYTATKHSVTSITENLRELMGMKGLPIRITSISPGAVETEMTEELSKLGVNKMLKSIDIAEAIIYALSAPQRVNVAEIIIRPTGDNTLSFIKNFV is encoded by the exons atggataAATGGAATGGAAAAGTTGCTGTAGTTACAGGTGCTTCTTCTGGAATCGGAAAGGAGACTTGTAGACATCTGGTTGAAAATGGAATGATTGTTGTTGGTTTTGCTAGAAGAGAAGATAAACTTCAG gagATAGAAAAGGATTTAAAAGGAAAACTGGGAACATTTTATTACGTTAAAGTTGATTTGTGTTCGGAAGAAAACATTTTGGAAGCTTTTAATTGGGTAAAGAGAACATTGAAATCGGTTGACGTACTAGTTAACAATGCAGGTGTTTGGAAGCAAAGTGATTTACTGG GAAACACGAATGATTGGAAACAAATGTTTGACACTAATGTCATAGGTTATACCATTTGTAGCAGAGAGGCCATACAAATCATGGAGGAAATAAAAATCAAAGAGGgtcacataataaatattaacag TGTTGCAGGTCATTTTAAAATTCCATATATGAAGGATATTTCAGTTTATACTGCTACCAAACATAGTGTTACTTCAATTACAGAAAATTTAAGAGAATTGATGGGCATGAAAGGTTTACCCATCAGAATcacg AGTATCAGCCCAGGTGCAGTAGAAACCGAAATGACAGAAGAGTTAAGCAAATTAGGAGTGAATAAGATGTTGAAATCTATTGACATTGCTGAAGCTATTATCTACGCATTGAGTGCACCGCAGCGTGTCAAC gtCGCCGAAATTATCATAAGACCAACAGGCGATAATACATTATCTTTTATTAAGAATTTTGTATAG
- the LOC132943309 gene encoding uncharacterized protein LOC132943309 → MTSIEKKNYQRKFYQILMTVAFFLDTSQYRCISRFVMQFYIFDWLILVFVAAAFTILEGNSRMPFVMELIQNMIVSIYFTLICVVFTIKKEAIMSNYNCIQTKFIQWSNKRALYPNAAYKRNIKTVKIISIPLAILSLSIAFGPLISTINDMGKLPLDNRAHFILYWPTIVDTNKLSTYGIIYTLQVIFTIILYISVLSFNLGFMVFFNELIIQFEMLLDEINDAFKYKMDKQFETLFIDCIRHHQIIIKFLDDLKSYFKWMILIEIIVVQLILAIFIYNLTKVNASLGYKVKIAGMLLFNLLPICFHCHVGEVVLSLHTRLSNHIYNMTWYDMPNKNKQLVVIMFQRTQRDLTLSSALFSSERASRSLISKVTKQVYTILNVLLTT, encoded by the exons atgacatcaattgaaaaaaaaaattaccaacgaaaattttatcaaatccTTATGACCGTGGCTTTTTTTTTGGACACAAGTCAATATCGTTGTATTTCAAGATTTGTAatgcaattttatatttttgattggcTGATATTa gtatttgtgGCTGCAGCGTTTACTATTTTGGAAGGAAACTCTAGAATGCCTTTTGTTATGGAATTAATTCAGAACATGATAGTTAGTATATATTTCACTTTGATTTGTGtggtatttacaataaaaaaagaagCCATTATGTCCAATTACAATTGTATACAAACCAAATTTATCCAATGGTCCAACAAAAGAGCATTGTATCCAAATGCGGCTTATAAAAGAAACataaaaacagttaaaattatatcaatacctTTAGCAATTTTATCATTGTCTATTGCATTTGGGCCTTTAATATCGACCATAAACGATATGGGCAAACTGCCATTGGACAACCGAGCACATTTCATCTTGTATTGGCCTACG ATTGTTGatactaataaattaagtacgtATGGAATCATTTATACACTGCAAGtcatatttactattattctATACATTTCGGTATTATCGTTCAATTTGGGttttatggtattttttaatgaattaattatcCAGTTTGAAATGTTATTAGATGAAATTAACgatgcatttaaatataaaatggataAACAGTTCGAAACACTTTTTATTGATTGTATTCGTCaccatcaaataattattaa atttttagatgATTTAAAGTCATACTTCAAGTGGATGATCCTAATTGAAATAATCGTAGTGCAATTAATACTAGCCAtctttatttacaatttaacaaaa GTAAATGCGTCCCTTGGTTATAAGGTGAAAATCGCtggtatgttattatttaatttactccCAATTTGTTTTCACTGTCACGTCGGAGAAGTCGTCCTAAGCttg cACACACGTTTGTCTAATCACATTTATAACATGACGTGGTACGACATGCCCAACAAAAACAAGCAACTCGTCGTGATTATGTTTCAACGCACTCAACGAGATCTGACATTAAGTTCAGCTTTGTTTTCGAGCGAAAGAGCATCCAGATCGTTGATTTCTAAAGTTACTAAGCAAGTGTACACAATTCTAAACGTATTGTTGACAACATAA
- the LOC132943599 gene encoding 52 kDa repressor of the inhibitor of the protein kinase-like, with translation MVEDEDEVIASFATITFSCKVPEVRNCMGTIQSVSTFFGYPKRQSILQLSIVEIFPQTNRFKLKNLCATRWFDRHDAVILFEELQPAILHALDKITLWPDSDTSSSASHLLTAIRQLKFQTALAILVKILSISFPLSRYLQTVNLDLKTALEAASNVQNTIQEIRENCDVEFQQLFLSVITLCEKFDITVSLPCQCKSDNPEYFLRVSVFIPFINNFLDQLSDRFISHRIVLNNFDCILPKIEMKISEEIKGKFKQLIETYQDIVDECTDSNLNDNLLNGELDLWYTKYSTLTSAELKNKNTIEVYFQTCPDVYPIISKLLKIFITLPVSTATGERSFSTLRRLKTYLRNFSGQIRLNGLALLNIHRDINVDINDVLDELTKNQNENRI, from the exons ATGGTTGAGGATGAGGACGAGGTGATTGCCTCGTTTGCTA CAATAACTTTTAGCTGTAAAGTCCCAGAAGTAAGAAATTGTATGGGTACTATACAAAGTGTAAGTACTTTTTTCGGTTATCCAAAAAGGCAAAGTATTTTGCAATTATCAATAGTAGAAATATTTCCACAGACTAAtcgttttaaactaaaaaatttatgtGCAACTCGATGGTTCGATCGCCATGATgcagttatattatttgaagAACTTCAACCAGCCATTTTACATGCACTAGATAAAATAACACTTTGGCCAGATTCTGACACTTCTAGTTCTGCAAGTCATCTACTTACTGCGATAAGACAGTTAAAATTTCAAACAGCTTTAGCTATTTTAGTGAAAATACTTTCCATAAGTTTTCCTCTCAGCCGATATCTTCAAACAGTAAATCTTGATCTAAAAACTGCACTAGAAGCTGCATCTAATGTTCAAAATACTATTCAGGAAATTAGAGAAAATTGTGATGTAGagtttcaacaattatttttatctgtgaTAACATTGTGTGAAAAATTTGATATTACTGTTAGTTTGCCATGTCAATGTAAATCAGATAATCCAGAATATTTTTTGAGAGTCTCAGTATTCATaccttttataaataattttctggACCAATTGAGCGATAGATTTATATCACACAGGATTGTcttgaataattttgattgtattttacCCAAGATAGAAATGAAAATATCTGAAGAGATTAAAGGtaaattcaaacaattaataGAAACATATCAAGATATAGTTGATGAATGTACCGATTCAAatctaaatgataatttattaaacggaGAATTAGATTTGTGGTACACTAAATATTCAACTTTAACATCTGCTGAACTCAAGAACAAAAATACTATTGAAGTATACTTCCAAACCTGTCCAGATGTTTATCCAATAATATCTAAgcttcttaaaatatttattacacttcCAGTATCTACTGCCACAGGAGAACGATCGTTTTCAACACTCCGTCGTTTGAAAACTTATTTGAGAAATTTTTCTGGACAAATACGTTTAAATGGTTTAGCCTTACTTAATATTCATCGTGATATTAACGTGGATATTAATGATGTTTTAGATGAACTTACAAAAAACCAAAAcgaaaatagaatataa